Proteins encoded within one genomic window of Amycolatopsis nigrescens CSC17Ta-90:
- a CDS encoding ArsR/SmtB family transcription factor, with translation MFEVAVIEDPAAAEVSLDPVRARLLAELAEPASATMLAARVGLARQKVNYHLRALERHGLIELVEERRKGNVNERVLRATATSYVISPAALAAVQPDPARSPDQLSARWLLALAGRLVRDVGALITGAAKAGKRVATFAVDGEVRFASAADRAAFAEELAGAVTTLVAKYHDEKAAGGRSHRIVVALHPSIKKTEDS, from the coding sequence ATGTTCGAGGTGGCGGTGATCGAAGACCCGGCGGCGGCCGAAGTCTCGCTGGACCCGGTGCGGGCCCGGCTGCTGGCGGAACTGGCCGAACCGGCGTCGGCCACGATGCTGGCGGCCAGGGTCGGCTTGGCGCGGCAGAAGGTGAACTACCACCTGCGGGCGCTGGAGCGGCACGGGCTGATCGAGCTGGTGGAGGAACGCCGGAAGGGCAACGTCAACGAGCGGGTGCTCCGGGCGACGGCCACTTCCTACGTGATCTCGCCAGCCGCGCTGGCCGCGGTGCAGCCCGATCCCGCCCGCTCGCCGGACCAGCTCTCGGCGCGCTGGCTGCTGGCGCTGGCCGGCCGGCTGGTGCGGGACGTTGGCGCGCTGATCACCGGCGCCGCCAAGGCCGGAAAGCGGGTGGCCACCTTCGCGGTGGACGGTGAGGTGCGCTTCGCCTCCGCCGCGGACCGGGCCGCTTTCGCCGAAGAACTGGCCGGCGCGGTCACCACGCTGGTCGCCAAGTACCACGACGAGAAGGCGGCTGGCGGCCGGTCGCACCGGATCGTCGTCGCCCTGCATCCGAGTATCAAGAAGACGGAGGACTCCTGA